A stretch of DNA from Gimesia chilikensis:
ATATTCACGCAGACCATCTGAGACGCTGCCATGACGACAAGTAATCGCAACTTGCACGGAAAATTCTCCTGTTAAAAAAACTACCCACGCTGTGTGTACTTATGTGAGTTTGTCTGGGTTCAGCAATAGAAGATGCTAACAGATTCTAGCTGGGCAGGTCCAGATATACCAGCCACTAAATCTCAAGCTCGCGCTGCAAACTTCAGGACCTTTTCCTTGCATGCGGGTTCGGATATGATTTCAATAGATCTGATGAAGCTATAGTCTGTGCAGTCTGCTGTCTGGGGAGGGATTTGTCCCTCAATTTCGCCCGTTTACTCGGTGGGGAATATGAACTGACAGTGGTCTGATGGCCAGTGTGTCGGCTGGCAGATTCTTGATTTCTGCCCCCCTTTTTTGAGGTTATCCGGTAGCAATGCCTACTTATGTGTATGAAGTCGTCAACCCTGATGGGTCGGCTGGTGAACGATTCGAGGTCATTCAACGGATGAGTGAACCAATTTTAACGCAGCATCCAGAGACCGGAGAGCCGGTTCGACGCGTCATTACTGCTGCGAATATTTCCGGAAAATGGTCAGACGCCGAGGCGAAGCGTACTTTAAACGATGACAAACGTCTGGGAGAGCTGGGATTCACTAAGTATGTGAAA
This window harbors:
- a CDS encoding FmdB family zinc ribbon protein → MSEPILTQHPETGEPVRRVITAANISGKWSDAEAKRTLNDDKRLGELGFTKYVKSSSGKYEKRAGDGPDLISAD